The Synchiropus splendidus isolate RoL2022-P1 chromosome 8, RoL_Sspl_1.0, whole genome shotgun sequence genome has a window encoding:
- the LOC128763388 gene encoding tubulin-specific chaperone cofactor E-like protein isoform X1 has product MEPPVESEGRTFVEVISEKYSPENFPYRRGPGMGVVVVPTASPQGSPMKDRLNMPSVLVLNSCGISRAGDQSEIAAFCSHVMELDLSHNKLKDWHEISKIISNIPNLDFLNLSSNPLAGIPLERRCAATFSKVRRLVLNNTQVSWDTVLLLTREMPEYEFIWLMVSGFAISPAKFEPFALLPPRLEELFLCLNEYSIVSAPSVACPNLRLLHINDNSLQDWAEVRKFGAMFPSLDTLVMANNNLASIQDSKDILQRLFPNLRSINLHNSGLNKWEDIEKLNFFPKLEEVRLQGIPLLQPYTNAERRSLLIAQLPAISLLNGSVVNDNEREDAERFFIRYYVDYPEEALPCRYHCLVNKYGKLEPLAEIDLRPRYHAQVEVHCEGKVEELSIRLDQTVAELKKQLTTVVQLSSNSMRLYYIDKGSAFGPEEMKYNTRALHSYTIQDGDEILVVPKTK; this is encoded by the exons ATGGAGCCACCAGTGGAGAGTGAAGGTCGCACCTTTGTAGAGGTGATCAGTGAAAAGTACAGCCCCGAAAACTTTCCGTACCGTCGAGGTCCTGGGATGGGAGTGGTGGTGGTTCCTACTGCTAGTCCCCAAGGATCTCCAATGAAGG ACCGCCTGAACATGCCCAGTGTGCTGGTGTTGAACAGCTGTGGAATCAGCAGGGCTGGTGATCAGAGTGAAATTGCTGCTTTCTGTTCCCATGTGATGGAGCTGGACCTGTCTCATAACAAGCTCAAGGACTGGCATGAG ATCAGTAaaatcatctccaacatccccAACCTGGACTTCCTTAACTTGAGCTCTAACCCCCTGGCGGGAATCCCTCTTGAGCGACGGTGTGCTGCAACCTTTTCCAAGGTCCGACGACTGGTTCTGAACAATACCCAAGTGTCTTGGGACACCGTTTTGCTGCTGACTCGTGAAATGCCGGAGTATGAATTCATTTGGTTGATGGTGAGTGGATTTGCTATCAGTCCAGCAAAGTTTGAACCCTTTGCTTTGCTGCCTCCCAGGTTGGAGGAGCTATTCTTGTGCCTGAATGAGTACAGCATTGTAAGTGCCCCCAGTGTTGCCTGTCCAAATCTTCGTCTGCTTCACATAAACGACAACAGCCTTCAGGACTGGGCCGAGGTCAGGAAGTTTGGTGCTATGTTCCCCAGTCTGGACACTCTGGTAATGGCCAATAACAACCTGGCGTCCATCCAAGACAGCAAAGATATTCTCCAGCGGCTCTTTCCAAACTTGCGCAGCATCAATCTCCACAACTCAG GTCTAAATAAATGGGAAGACATTGAGAAGCTGAACTTCTTCCCGAAGCTGGAAGAGGTTCGGCTGCAGGGGATTCCTTTGCTGCAACCATACACCAATGCTGAGCGACGCAGCCTCTTGATTGCACA GCTACCCGCTATATCACTTTTGAACGGCAGCGTGGTGAATGACAACGAGAGAGAAGATGCAGAGAGGTTCTTTATACGCTACTATGTGGACTATCCCGAGGAGGCTCTACCTTGCAG ATACCACTGCCTGGTGAACAAGTATGGCAAGCTGGAACCTCTGGCTGAGATTGATCTTCGACCTCGGTATCACGCCCAGGTGGAGGTCCACTGTGAGGGAAAAGTAGAAGAG CTTAGCATCCGTCTGGACCAGACTGTAGCTGagctgaagaagcagctgacaaCGGTAGTCCAGCTCTCCAGCAACAGTATGCGGCTTTACTACATCGACAAAGGCAGTGCCTTCGGTCCTGAGGAAATGAAGTACAACACCAGAGCTTTGCACTcgtacacaatccaagatggtgATGAGATACTCGTTGTGCCCAAGACcaagtga
- the LOC128763637 gene encoding alpha-2-macroglobulin-like, with translation MGRLWIQSWTVTLCVLLSWVCFGQIEAGPQYMVAIPAVLEAGATNRFCINLMQPNETLQMRVTLQSHEKNTTLFLDTTDIDYQKCVDFKAPVVADEAVKMLETVVQGKTFYSREVRKVKIKSYKPVTFIQTDKPLYLPGQTVHFRVVSMDIRFRAAKEMYSIIELEDSNRNRIGQWLNQTASGTILQLSHALNSEAREGFYRLVVSTADGQRAERSFKVEKYVLPKFDVTLKGADKVTIVQDSFSLDVCGKYTYGQPVPGSATVKVCRPLNRYIYSSYDSDVPHDISPPCHEETKQTDKTGCTSFTLQMSTFFKLDQKAVQDFFDISAKLEEEGTEISRETGKRLTISYAIGQLSFIDTPKIFHQGSPVEGKVKGVYYNNAPMANVPLYLFEGERWSSRHLQNLTTDHDGVASFSISTDDRKQDLHLHVSSTPFLDYHGRRVPFYESGEQTVSMFRSPSMDTKSVSSLEVQKKKDDIPCDQDTEISVHYTIAGEAQGSATLVFLVLARGAIVMQGAKAIKIPSAPVVKGEITFPLSVTADMAPVVQVVAYTVLPSETVIADSEDFSTQKCFNNKVSLDFTMVSPLPGEQGSLQMKAQPHSLCGVSAVDQSVLIKRPGQTLDATKIFNLLPLTKASQVPYDVQDSVACLPVRPKRSIMPYPGRDQDDAFTAFQNVGLKIATNLFIRIPPCLLFKGREYHHGYGIQYGYYAPELARLQNMDMGGFGTRGLAGSPPPIETVRTFFPETWLWDLVEVGESGSTDVPVTVPDTITTWETEAFCLSPEGFGLAPREKLTVFQPFFVELSLPYSIIRGENFDLKATIFNYMDSCIMIGAYPSPSTEYTVTPYSGVEYTSCLCGNERKTLRWAFSAHSLGPVNITVTAEAVTSHTSCNNEIVSVPEKGRIDVVTRSLIVKAEGTEMTENFNYLLCPNGGELKEKLSVKLPENVIEGSVRAMVSVLGDILGRAMQNLDGLLRMPYGCGEQNMALLAPNIYILQYLSNTQQLKPDIKEKATKFLTSGYQRQLNYKHHNGAYSTFGTGTGNTWLTAFVVRSFAKAKSFVYIDPQKIEESKNWLKSMQKENGCFQQSGKLFNNRMKGGVSDEVTLSAYITAAFLEINAKEDEEAVKKSLLCLRQSTHDHSNTYTTALMAYVFTLAGDVETRNLLLQHLDKVAVREGGFLHWEQDATDKSSSLSVEISSYVLLARLSSSPSAEDLGYSSNIVRWLTRQQNYYGGFSSTQDTVVALQALALYSTLVFSPAGSSSVTFQSPGGDLLFEVNQDNKLLYQEKMLEHWSGQHNLVVKGTACASAQLAVHYNVPTPVIPSTLRVSVEVLDESNSLRSKLKLTLTSLYNGEQNSTNMVIIDIKLLSGFSPAPETLKNLRQADRVDRVEHEDDHVLIYLEELPKNIPIHHSLQILQDVPVENLKPAVVKIYDYYQTSDEFTTEYTFKQG, from the exons ATGGGTCGTCTCTGGATTCAGTCATGGACCGTAACACTGTGTGTGCTCCTGAGCTGGGTGTGCTTTGGTCAGATAGAGGCAGGACC GCAGTACATGGTCGCCATACCTGCGGTTCTTGAAGCGGGAGCCACAAACAGATTCTGCATCAACCTCATGCAGCCCAACGAGACTCTGCAGATGAGAGTCACTCTACAGTCACATGAGAAAAACACCACCCTCTTCTTAGATACAACGGACATTGATTATCAGAAATGTGTCGACTTCAAG GCTCCTGTAGTGGCGGACGAGGCGGTGAAAATGTTGGAGACTGTGGTCCAGGGAAAAACCTTTTACTCCAGAGAAGTGAGGAAAGTCAAGATCAAATCATACAAACCTGTGACGTTCATCCAGACGGACAAGCCGCTGTACCTCCCTGGACAGACAG TGCATTTCCGAGTTGTCTCCATGGACATCAGGTTTAGAGCAGCCAAAGAAATG TACAGCATCATCGAACTGGAG GACTCCAACCGCAACCGCATTGGCCAGTGGCTGAACCAAACTGCAAGCGGCACAATACTGCAGCTCTCACACGCCTTGAACTCTGAGGCACGTGAAGGTTTCTACCGTCTAGTTGTGAGTACTGCTGACGGGCAGAGAGCAGAACGCAGTTTCAAGGTGGAAAAATATG TTCTGCCTAAATTTGACGTAACATTAAAAGGAGCCGATAAAGTCACCATCGTTCAGGACAGCTTCAGCCTTGATGTTTGTGGGAA GTACACATATGGACAACCAGTGCCTGGATCTGCCACGGTGAAAGTGTGTCGCCCTCTGAACCGTTACATCTATTCCAGTTACGATTCAGACGTACCCCATGACATATCTCCACCATGCCACGAGGAGACAAAGCAG aCTGACAAGACTGGCTGCACTTCTTTTACCTTGCAAATGTCAACGTTCTTCAAACTGGACCAGAAGGCTGTTCAAGACTTTTTTGACATCAGTGCCAAGCTAGAGGAAGAGGGAACAG AAATTTCCCGGGAAACAGGCAAAAGATTAACAATCTCTTACGCCATCGGACAGTTGTCTTTTATTGACACGCCCAAGATTTTCCACCAGGGGTCACCCGTTGAGGGAAAA GTAAAGGGTGTCTACTACAACAATGCCCCCATGGCCAACGTGCCCTTGTACTTGTTTGAGGGTGAAAGGTGGTCTTCACGCCATCTCCAGAATCTCACGACTGACCACGATGGTGTCGCCTCCTTCTCCATCAGCACAGACGACCGCAAACAGGACTTGCACCTCCAT GTCAGCAGCACACCGTTTCTGGACTATCATGGTCGCCGAGTTCCATTCTATGAGTCAGGAGAACAAACTGTGTCCATGTTTCGATCACCTTCCATGGACACAAAGTCTGTGAGTTCTCTGGAggttcagaagaagaaagacgATATTCCGTGTGACCAGGACACAGAAATCTCCGTCCACTACACCATCGCTGGAGAAGCACAAGGCTCTGCGACTCTTGtattcctg GTGTTAGCCAGAGGAGCCATTGTCATGCAAGGAGCTAAGGCGATTAAGATTCCAAGTGCACCAG TGGTTAAGGGTGAGATAACTTTCCCGCTGAGCGTGACTGCAGACATGGCCCCTGTCGTCCAAGTTGTGGCTTATACGGTGCTTCCCAGTGAGACGGTGATAGCTGACAGTGAAGACTTCTCCACACAGAAATGCTTCAATAACAAG GTGTCCCTGGACTTCACCATGGTTTCACCTTTACCTGGAGAGCAGGGCAGCCTGCAAATGAAGGCCCAACCCCACTCACTCTGTGGTGTGAGCGCTGTTGACCAGAGCGTCCTCATCAAAAGACCCGGGCAGACTTTGGATGCAACCAAG ATCTTCAACTTGCTGCCTCTCACCAAAGCAAGCCAAGTTCCTTATGATGTTCAAGACTCTGTGGCCTGTCTGCCAGTGAGACCAAAGCGATCCATCATGCCTTACCCTGGCCGAGACCAAGATGATGCTTTCACAGCATTCCAG AATGTTGGTCTGAAGATAGCAACGAATTTGTTTATCAGAATTCCACCTTGTCTGTTATTTAAAGGACGAGAGTATCACCATGGTTATG GTATTCAATATGGATACTATGCCCCAGAGTTAGCCAGACTGCAAAATATGGACATGGGTGGATTTGGTACAAGAGGTTTGGCTGGAAGTCCCCCACCAATCGAGACTGTCCGTACTTTCTTCCCCGAGACGTGGCTTTGGGACCTGGTGGAAGTTGG AGAGTCCGGTAGCACAGACGTTCCAGTGACAGTCCCAGACACCATCACCACGTGGGAGACAGAGGCTTTCTGCTTGTCACCTGAGGGTTTCGGCCTGGCTCCTCGCGAAAAGTTGACCGTGTTCCAGCCTTTCTTTGTGGAGCTCTCTCTGCCCTACTCCATCATCCGAGGAGAAAACTTCGACCTGAAGGCCACCATCTTCAACTACATGGATAGTTGCATCATG ATTGGTGCATATCCTTCACCTTCAACGGAATACACAGTCACTCCATACTCTGGTGTGGAGTACACGTCCTGTCTATGTGGCAACGAGCGTAAGACTCTCCGCTGGGCTTTCTCCGCACATTCTTTGG GACCTGTGAACATCACAGTCACTGCTGAAGCTGTGACTTCCCATACTTCCTGCAATAATGAAATTGTGAGTGTGCCTGAAAAGGGCCGTATTGATGTGGTCACACGGTCCCTCATTGTTAAG GCTGAGGGAACAGAGATGACAGAGAACTTCAACTATCTCCTCTGCCCCAATG GAGGTGAACTGAAGGAGAAACTGTCTGTTAAACTTCCTGAGAATGTGATCGAGGGATCTGTTCGGGCCATGGTGTCTGTCCTGG GTGACATCCTGGGCAGGGCGATGCAAAACCTGGATGGTTTGTTGCGGATGCCATACGGATGTGGGGAGCAGAACATGGCTCTGCTGGCACCAAACATCTACATCCTGCAGTACCTGTCAAACACCCAGCAGCTGAAGCCAGACATCAAGGAAAAAGCCACCAAGTTCCTGACCAGCG GATACCAGAGGCAACTGAACTACAAGCATCACAATGGCGCATATAGCACCTTTGGCACTGGAACTGGGAATACTTG GTTGACTGCATTTGTGGTGAGATCTTTCGCCAAAGCAAAGTCTTTCGTCTACATCGACCCTCAGAAGATTGAAGAGTCCAAGAATTGGCTGAAGAGCATGCAGAAGGAAAATGGCTGTTTCCAACAGTCTGGAAAACTCTTCAACAACAGGATGAAG GGTGGAGTGTCTGATGAAGTGACTCTCAGTGCCTACATTACTGCTGCTTTCCTGGAGATAAATGCCAAAGAGGAT GAGGAGGCTGTGAAGAAGAGCCTCCTGTGCCTGAGGCAGTCCACCCATGACCACAGCAACACCTACACCACAGCTCTGATGGCTTACGTCTTCACCTTAGCGGGAGACGTCGAGACTCGCAATCTGTTGCTCCAACACCTTGACAAGGTCGCTGTCAGGGAGG GTGGTTTCCTCCACTGGGAGCAGGATGCCACTGACAAatcatcctctctgtctgtggaGATAAGCTCCTACGTGCTGCTGGCCAGACTCAGCTCCTCTCCCTCCGCTGAAGATCTGGGCTACAGCAGCAACATCGTCAGGTGGCTGACAAGACAGCAGAACTACTATGGAGGTTTCTCCTCCACACAG GACACAGTGGTGGCCCTGCAGGCTCTGGCTCTCTACTCAACACTGGTTTTCAGTCCTGCTGGCTCCAGTTCTGTCACCTTCCAGTCTCCTGGAGGAGACTTGCTCTTTGAGGTGAACCAGGACAACAAGCTGCTTTACCAGGAGAAGATGCTGGAACATTGGTCAGGACAACACAACCTGGTGGTTAAGGGCACAGCCTGTGCGTCTGCCCAG CTTGCTGTCCATTACAATGTCCCGACGCCAGTTATCCCTTCCACCTTGAGAGTTTCAGTTGAAGTCTTGGATGAGTCCAACTCACTGAGATCGAAGCTCAAGCTGACTCTGACGTCGCT GTATAATGGAGAGCAGAATTCCACCAACATGGTGATCATCGACATCAAATTGCTCTCAGGATTTTCTCCTGCTCCTGAAACTCTGAAGAAT CTGAGACAGGCTGATCGGGTGGACCGTGTTGAGCATGAAGATGACCATGTCCTGATCTACTTGGAGGAG CTGCCCAAAAACATTCCCATCCACCACAGCCTGCAAATCCTACAGGACGTGCCAGTTGAGAACCTGAAGCCAGCAGTCGTGAAGATCTATGACTACTACCAGACAA gtgaTGAGTTCACAACAGAGTATACGTTCAAACAAG GTTAA
- the LOC128763388 gene encoding tubulin-specific chaperone cofactor E-like protein isoform X3, producing the protein MRCCLWISKIISNIPNLDFLNLSSNPLAGIPLERRCAATFSKVRRLVLNNTQVSWDTVLLLTREMPEYEFIWLMVSGFAISPAKFEPFALLPPRLEELFLCLNEYSIVSAPSVACPNLRLLHINDNSLQDWAEVRKFGAMFPSLDTLVMANNNLASIQDSKDILQRLFPNLRSINLHNSGLNKWEDIEKLNFFPKLEEVRLQGIPLLQPYTNAERRSLLIAQLPAISLLNGSVVNDNEREDAERFFIRYYVDYPEEALPCRYHCLVNKYGKLEPLAEIDLRPRYHAQVEVHCEGKVEELSIRLDQTVAELKKQLTTVVQLSSNSMRLYYIDKGSAFGPEEMKYNTRALHSYTIQDGDEILVVPKTK; encoded by the exons ATGAGGTGCTGTCTCTGG ATCAGTAaaatcatctccaacatccccAACCTGGACTTCCTTAACTTGAGCTCTAACCCCCTGGCGGGAATCCCTCTTGAGCGACGGTGTGCTGCAACCTTTTCCAAGGTCCGACGACTGGTTCTGAACAATACCCAAGTGTCTTGGGACACCGTTTTGCTGCTGACTCGTGAAATGCCGGAGTATGAATTCATTTGGTTGATGGTGAGTGGATTTGCTATCAGTCCAGCAAAGTTTGAACCCTTTGCTTTGCTGCCTCCCAGGTTGGAGGAGCTATTCTTGTGCCTGAATGAGTACAGCATTGTAAGTGCCCCCAGTGTTGCCTGTCCAAATCTTCGTCTGCTTCACATAAACGACAACAGCCTTCAGGACTGGGCCGAGGTCAGGAAGTTTGGTGCTATGTTCCCCAGTCTGGACACTCTGGTAATGGCCAATAACAACCTGGCGTCCATCCAAGACAGCAAAGATATTCTCCAGCGGCTCTTTCCAAACTTGCGCAGCATCAATCTCCACAACTCAG GTCTAAATAAATGGGAAGACATTGAGAAGCTGAACTTCTTCCCGAAGCTGGAAGAGGTTCGGCTGCAGGGGATTCCTTTGCTGCAACCATACACCAATGCTGAGCGACGCAGCCTCTTGATTGCACA GCTACCCGCTATATCACTTTTGAACGGCAGCGTGGTGAATGACAACGAGAGAGAAGATGCAGAGAGGTTCTTTATACGCTACTATGTGGACTATCCCGAGGAGGCTCTACCTTGCAG ATACCACTGCCTGGTGAACAAGTATGGCAAGCTGGAACCTCTGGCTGAGATTGATCTTCGACCTCGGTATCACGCCCAGGTGGAGGTCCACTGTGAGGGAAAAGTAGAAGAG CTTAGCATCCGTCTGGACCAGACTGTAGCTGagctgaagaagcagctgacaaCGGTAGTCCAGCTCTCCAGCAACAGTATGCGGCTTTACTACATCGACAAAGGCAGTGCCTTCGGTCCTGAGGAAATGAAGTACAACACCAGAGCTTTGCACTcgtacacaatccaagatggtgATGAGATACTCGTTGTGCCCAAGACcaagtga
- the LOC128763388 gene encoding tubulin-specific chaperone cofactor E-like protein isoform X2, whose product MEPPVESEGRTFVEVISEKYSPENFPYRRGPGMGVVVVPTASPQGSPMKDRLNMPSVLVLNSCGISRAGDQSEIAAFCSHVMELDLSHNKLKDWHEISKIISNIPNLDFLNLSSNPLAGIPLERRCAATFSKVRRLVLNNTQVSWDTVLLLTREMPELEELFLCLNEYSIVSAPSVACPNLRLLHINDNSLQDWAEVRKFGAMFPSLDTLVMANNNLASIQDSKDILQRLFPNLRSINLHNSGLNKWEDIEKLNFFPKLEEVRLQGIPLLQPYTNAERRSLLIAQLPAISLLNGSVVNDNEREDAERFFIRYYVDYPEEALPCRYHCLVNKYGKLEPLAEIDLRPRYHAQVEVHCEGKVEELSIRLDQTVAELKKQLTTVVQLSSNSMRLYYIDKGSAFGPEEMKYNTRALHSYTIQDGDEILVVPKTK is encoded by the exons ATGGAGCCACCAGTGGAGAGTGAAGGTCGCACCTTTGTAGAGGTGATCAGTGAAAAGTACAGCCCCGAAAACTTTCCGTACCGTCGAGGTCCTGGGATGGGAGTGGTGGTGGTTCCTACTGCTAGTCCCCAAGGATCTCCAATGAAGG ACCGCCTGAACATGCCCAGTGTGCTGGTGTTGAACAGCTGTGGAATCAGCAGGGCTGGTGATCAGAGTGAAATTGCTGCTTTCTGTTCCCATGTGATGGAGCTGGACCTGTCTCATAACAAGCTCAAGGACTGGCATGAG ATCAGTAaaatcatctccaacatccccAACCTGGACTTCCTTAACTTGAGCTCTAACCCCCTGGCGGGAATCCCTCTTGAGCGACGGTGTGCTGCAACCTTTTCCAAGGTCCGACGACTGGTTCTGAACAATACCCAAGTGTCTTGGGACACCGTTTTGCTGCTGACTCGTGAAATGCCGGA GTTGGAGGAGCTATTCTTGTGCCTGAATGAGTACAGCATTGTAAGTGCCCCCAGTGTTGCCTGTCCAAATCTTCGTCTGCTTCACATAAACGACAACAGCCTTCAGGACTGGGCCGAGGTCAGGAAGTTTGGTGCTATGTTCCCCAGTCTGGACACTCTGGTAATGGCCAATAACAACCTGGCGTCCATCCAAGACAGCAAAGATATTCTCCAGCGGCTCTTTCCAAACTTGCGCAGCATCAATCTCCACAACTCAG GTCTAAATAAATGGGAAGACATTGAGAAGCTGAACTTCTTCCCGAAGCTGGAAGAGGTTCGGCTGCAGGGGATTCCTTTGCTGCAACCATACACCAATGCTGAGCGACGCAGCCTCTTGATTGCACA GCTACCCGCTATATCACTTTTGAACGGCAGCGTGGTGAATGACAACGAGAGAGAAGATGCAGAGAGGTTCTTTATACGCTACTATGTGGACTATCCCGAGGAGGCTCTACCTTGCAG ATACCACTGCCTGGTGAACAAGTATGGCAAGCTGGAACCTCTGGCTGAGATTGATCTTCGACCTCGGTATCACGCCCAGGTGGAGGTCCACTGTGAGGGAAAAGTAGAAGAG CTTAGCATCCGTCTGGACCAGACTGTAGCTGagctgaagaagcagctgacaaCGGTAGTCCAGCTCTCCAGCAACAGTATGCGGCTTTACTACATCGACAAAGGCAGTGCCTTCGGTCCTGAGGAAATGAAGTACAACACCAGAGCTTTGCACTcgtacacaatccaagatggtgATGAGATACTCGTTGTGCCCAAGACcaagtga